One part of the Pecten maximus chromosome 9, xPecMax1.1, whole genome shotgun sequence genome encodes these proteins:
- the LOC117335215 gene encoding uncharacterized protein LOC117335215 → MLAGKYTEGDDVYSEPYSQLAPVQTATQPTSTSGSLEQPKRNSQTRRAYRKGTKDRVENGGKLYSEARCLHDDMGNSYSEPVGVYSPSSGQMTAGEFTPVNSGLPERDVTHEHEVVSYDLAKSPEEVPPKQQIQLGDYTEPPDRKKDSVGGIRRPKPEEYSDPYDVDRLLQAGSEQKKLAQKLRHSAPAKGSEDDLYELAQPIPNTGNSPSKGINTVTTKKVLLYRAQSEGFTYDHVPNITGTSFDSGVETGAETGFEIPESELEQDDYDHLSTWKGGSNPSSPLKSPDYTHSQTLVVGEKVESPKMNTVSSAFSTGGAPMASPKPPVGRVEEVYAGAYEEPWDSKRSQQQFSKIVGKAESKYPDSTDDRIIPGVVVRPKVQTPEAAVYEDAWDTEEKQKQFENKVKEAQRKQSSGALQSQKGDDNTSAPNYDEPWTDINCMRTPQPPMSLPGQPKVRVSSSPNTAHRPPHALPPMNNPAHRPHQNLPGSSCASAPVESESNTYESPWDTKKKEQELEDKVNRLKHSSPVNQRTVVDTPPLSPGSPPNFYPPPPPTSQMYEEAWDMKRPSHLLAKAQSEGQRNSPSQNRMSEGPGRERAEPIDSGLPLDIQKFYHGSITRKEAEELMRIHKEGSYLVRRSETQKNVFSLSIKGIRGMPMHIRIGLSQGEYILGENSQPFPTVPEVIDYYTRHELPVQNAGRLRLLYPIMRNKHTN, encoded by the exons ATGTTAGCAGGAAAATACACAGAGGGCGATGATGTGTATTCGGAGCCGTACAGCCAACTGGCTCCCGTGCAGACTGCAACACAACCGACCTCAACAAGTGGCTCGCTTGAACAGCCCAAAAGGAACTCTCAAACTCGCAGGGCTTATCGTAAAGGAACAAAGGACAGGGTTGAGAACGGTGGGAAGTTGTATTCGGAAGCCCGATGTTTACATGACGACATGGGGAACAGTTATAGCGAACCTGTCGGTGTCTATAGCCCTAGTTCTGGCCAAATGACTGCGGGGGAGTTTACACCTGTCAATTCGGGGTTACCCGAGCGCGACGTTACTCACGAGCATGAAGTTGTCTCGTATGATTTGGCAAAGTCTCCAGAGGAAGTGCCACCAAAACAACAG ATACAGTTAGGTGATTACACAGAACCACCGGATAGGAAAAAGGACAGTGTTGGAGGTATCCGTCGTCCAAAACCTGAAGAATACTCTGATCCCTATGATGTGGATCGACTCCTTCAGG CTGGAAGTGAACAGAAAAAGTTAGCCCAGAAACTAAGACATTCGGCACCTGCCAAAGGAAGTGAGGACGACTTGTATGAACTTGCTCAGCCTATTCCAAACACAGGAAATTCCCCATCAAAGGGCATTAACACTGTGACTACCAAAAAAGTGCTGTTGTATCGTGCACAATCAGAAGGGTTCACTTATGACCATGTGCCAAATATAACAGGAACAAGTTTTGATTCGGGTGTCGAGACTGGTGCTGAGACTGGATTTGAAATTCCAGAATCTGAATTAGAACAGGATGATTATGATCATCTGAGTACGTGGAAAGGAGGCAGCAATCCATCCAGTCCACTTAAGTCTCCTGATTATACACACAGTCAAACTTTAGTAGTTGGAGAAAAAGTTGAAAGTCCCAAAATGAACACAGTGTCAAGTGCTTTTTCTACAGGAGGTGCGCCTATGGCTTCTCCAAAACCGCCTGTGGGTCGAGTGGAAGAGGTATATGCAGGCGCATACGAGGAGCCTTGGGATTCTAAACGAAGTCAGCAACAATTTTCTAAGATTGTTGGAAAAGCGGAAAGCAAATATCCAGATAGCACTGATGATAGGATCATTCCAGGAGTAGTTGTACGACCAAAAGTTCAAACTCCTGAGGCAGCTGTGTATGAGGACGCATGGGACACAGAAGAGAAACAGAAACAGTTTGAGAATAAAGTCAAGGAGGCTCAAAGAAAGCAAAGTAGTGGGGCTTTACAGTCACAAAAGGGTGATGATAATACTTCAGCACCAAACTACGACGAGCCGTGGACAGATATAAACTGTATGAGGACACCACAACCGCCAATGTCGTTACCAGGGCAACCAAAGGTGAGAGTGTCTTCCTCCCCTAACACTGCTCATCGACCTCCACATGCTCTACCACCAATGAATAACCCTGCTCACAGGCCACATCAAAATCTTCCTGGTTCCTCGTGCGCATCTGCACCTGTGGAATCTGAAAGTAATACATACGAATCCCCTTGGGACACAAAGAAGAAAGAGCAGGAACTGGAGGATAAAGTGAACAGGTTAAAACATAGCAGCCCTGTTAATCAGAGAACAGTAGTAGATACTCCTCCATTGTCCCCGGGCTCTCCTCCAAACTTTTATCCTCCCCCACCCCCTACATCACAGATGTATGAGGAAGCATGGGATATGAAACGTCCTTCACACCTTCTTGCCAAAGCTCAATCAG AAGGACAAAGGAATTCCCCCAGCCAGAACAGGATGTCGGAGGGTCCAGGTAGGGAGCGTGCTGAGCCAATTGACTCTGGTCTGCCATTGGATATTCAGAA GTTTTACCATGGCAGTATTACGAGGAAGGAGGCAGAGGAACTAATGAGAATACACAAAGAGGGCAGTTACCTGGTGCGGCGAAGTGAGACccagaaaaatgttttttcccTTTCTATAAA AGGCATAAGGGGCATGCCAATGCACATCAGGATCGGATTAAGTCAAGGAGAGTATATATTGGGAGAGAACAGTCAGCCATTCCCCACCGTTCCAGAAGTGATAGACTATTATACCCGCCACGAACTCCCGGTGCAGAATGCAGGTCGCCTCCGACTTCTTTATCCAATTATGCGTAACAAGCATACAAATTAA